The following are encoded together in the Cheilinus undulatus linkage group 3, ASM1832078v1, whole genome shotgun sequence genome:
- the stx18 gene encoding syntaxin-18 isoform X1: protein MTSSLGDVSVCLQRCLSRSCTDMAVDITLLFKASVKTVKTRNKAIGIGFDSTKDEIFKRSRPKGGFSPKAKEVITNITKLKDFLLQHRKDYVSAGSLISSDLTRMTDNERDQIDQDAQIFMRTCSEAIKQLRSEAEKQVTSLQVKEHRGAVLDLIEMYLKGVCKLYSEQRAIRVKRMVDKKRLSRLAPEHHSRVEKTPEVEPTEEKIVKEESSEKSLSEVMDNPVNLWEEGRVEDELSPEEIQMFEQENQRLVSEMNSLVDEVRQIEGKVVEISRLQEIFAEKVLQQETEIDNIHQLVVGATENVKEGNEDIREAIKNNAGFRVWILFFLVMCSFSLLFLDWYDS, encoded by the exons ATGACGTCCTCACTTGGTGACGTGTCAGTTTGTTTACAGCGGTGCCTGAGCCGCAGCTGCACAGACATGGCTGTGGATATAACCCTGCTTTTCAAAGCCAGTGTTAAGACAGTGAAAACCAGGAACAAGGCGATAGGGATAGGCTTTGACTCTACAAAAGATGAAATTTTCAAAAGGAGCAGACCAAAAGGAGGCTTTTCCCCGAAGGCGAAAGAAGTG ATCACAAACATCACCAAGCTCAAAGACTTTCTGCTACAACACAGGAAAGATTATGTGAGCGCCGGAAG TCTCATCTCATCAGATCTTACTCGTATGACAGACAACGAGCGAGACCAGATTGACCAGGATGCTCAGATCTTCATGAGGACATGTTCTGAGGCTATCAAGCAGCTACGCAGTGAAG cagagaaGCAGGTGACATCACTACAGGTGAAGGAGCACAGGGGAGCTGTGCTGGACCTCATAGAAATGTACCTGAAAG GAGTGTGTAAGCTGTACTCAGAGCAGAGAGCAATAAGAGTCAAGAGGATGGTGGACAAGAAGAGACT GTCCAGACTGGCACCAGAGCACCACAGTCGGGTGGAAAAAACACCAGAGGTGGAACCTACAGAGGAGAAGATAGTCAAGGAGGAAAGTTCTG AGAAGAGTTTATCGGAGGTCATGGACAACCCAGTCAACCTGTGGGAGGAAGGCCGAGTAGAGGACGAGCTTTCTCCTGAGGAGATCCAGATG ttTGAACAGGAGAACCAGAGGCTGGTGAGTGAGATGAACAGCCTGGTGGATGAGGTCAG GCAAATTGAAGGTAAAGTAGTAGAGATCTCTCGACTACAGGAGATATTTGCTGAGAAAGTCCTGCAACAG GAAACGGAGATAGACAATATTCATCAGCTAGTGGTCGGGGCTacagaaaatgtcaaagaagGCAACGAGGATATACGAGAG GCAATCAAAAACAACGCTGGCTTCCGGGTTTGGATCCTGTTCTTTCTTGTCATGTGCTCTTTCTCCCTTCTCTTCCTGGACTGGTACGACAGCTAA
- the stx18 gene encoding syntaxin-18 isoform X2: MTDNERDQIDQDAQIFMRTCSEAIKQLRSEAEKQVTSLQVKEHRGAVLDLIEMYLKGVCKLYSEQRAIRVKRMVDKKRLSRLAPEHHSRVEKTPEVEPTEEKIVKEESSEKSLSEVMDNPVNLWEEGRVEDELSPEEIQMFEQENQRLVSEMNSLVDEVRQIEGKVVEISRLQEIFAEKVLQQETEIDNIHQLVVGATENVKEGNEDIREAIKNNAGFRVWILFFLVMCSFSLLFLDWYDS, from the exons ATGACAGACAACGAGCGAGACCAGATTGACCAGGATGCTCAGATCTTCATGAGGACATGTTCTGAGGCTATCAAGCAGCTACGCAGTGAAG cagagaaGCAGGTGACATCACTACAGGTGAAGGAGCACAGGGGAGCTGTGCTGGACCTCATAGAAATGTACCTGAAAG GAGTGTGTAAGCTGTACTCAGAGCAGAGAGCAATAAGAGTCAAGAGGATGGTGGACAAGAAGAGACT GTCCAGACTGGCACCAGAGCACCACAGTCGGGTGGAAAAAACACCAGAGGTGGAACCTACAGAGGAGAAGATAGTCAAGGAGGAAAGTTCTG AGAAGAGTTTATCGGAGGTCATGGACAACCCAGTCAACCTGTGGGAGGAAGGCCGAGTAGAGGACGAGCTTTCTCCTGAGGAGATCCAGATG ttTGAACAGGAGAACCAGAGGCTGGTGAGTGAGATGAACAGCCTGGTGGATGAGGTCAG GCAAATTGAAGGTAAAGTAGTAGAGATCTCTCGACTACAGGAGATATTTGCTGAGAAAGTCCTGCAACAG GAAACGGAGATAGACAATATTCATCAGCTAGTGGTCGGGGCTacagaaaatgtcaaagaagGCAACGAGGATATACGAGAG GCAATCAAAAACAACGCTGGCTTCCGGGTTTGGATCCTGTTCTTTCTTGTCATGTGCTCTTTCTCCCTTCTCTTCCTGGACTGGTACGACAGCTAA